From a single Dendropsophus ebraccatus isolate aDenEbr1 chromosome 8, aDenEbr1.pat, whole genome shotgun sequence genomic region:
- the LOC138798951 gene encoding basic salivary proline-rich protein 3-like: MTTPAQSRPQGPRPQPQPRAGHRDPRPQPQPRADNRCPDHNPSPEPATGTPTTTLAQSRQQGPRPPPKAGHRGPKDNPSPELATGAPTSAQNRPLGPRPQPQSRQQGPRPQPQPRAGHRGHDHNPRAGYRGPDTSPEPATGATTTTPAQSRPQGPRPQPQPIAGNRGPDPSPEPATGARPQPQSQQQGPRPQPQPTGAPTTTPEPATGAPTTTPAHSRPQGPRPQPQPRAGHRGPRHQPRAGHTGPDTNPSAKHTKLLSNV; the protein is encoded by the coding sequence ATGACAACCCCAGCCCAGAGCCGGCCACAGGGGCCCCGACCACAACCCCAGCCCAGAGCCGGCCACAGGGACCCCCGACCACAACCCCAGCCCAGAGCCGACAACAGGTGCCCCGACCACAACCCCAGCCCAGAGCCGGCCACAGGGACCCCGACCACAACCCTAGCCCAGAGTCGGCAACAGGGGCCCCGACCCCCTCCCAAAGCCGGCCACAGGGGCCCCAAAGACAACCCCAGCCCAGAGCTGGCCACAGGGGCCCCGACCTCAGCCCAGAACCGGCCACTGGGGCCCCGACCACAACCCCAGAGCCGGCAGCAGGGGCCCCGACCACAACCCCAGCCCAGAGCCGGCCACAGGGGCCACGACCACAACCCCAGAGCCGGCTACAGGGGCCCCGACACCAGCCCAGAGCCGGCAACAGGGGCCACGACCACAACCCCAGCCCAGAGCCGGCCACAGGGGCCCCGACCACAACCCCAGCCCATAGCCGGCAACAGGGGCCCCGACCCCAGCCCAGAGCCAGCTACAGGGGCCCGACCACAACCCCAGAGCCAGCAACAGGGGCCCCGACCACAACCCCAGCCCACAGGGGCCCCGACCACAACCCCAGAGCCGGCCACAGGGGCCCCGACCACAACCCCAGCCCATAGCCGGCCACAGGGGCCCCGACCACAACCCCAGCCCAGAGCCGGCCACAGGGGCCCCCGACACCAACCCAGAGCCGGCCACACGGGCCCAGACACCAACCCCAGTGCAAAACACACAAAACTTCTGTCAAATGTGTGA